One stretch of Streptomyces sp. NBC_01363 DNA includes these proteins:
- a CDS encoding alpha/beta fold hydrolase, whose translation MSEISAGDAVTTAATAVGWRRAGIAGAAIGVIAAGAAAGVAVERLTVGRGMRRRARLALDATGPYGSLRGLPGRAAADDGTELYYEVDEVEPDGGAGGAAGSGGDAVGSGTRRRRLFGRKDPAPVTVVFSHGYCLSQDSWHFQRAALRGLVRTVHWDQRSHGRSERGRDQAEGVPVGIDQLGRDLMAVIEAAAPEGRLVLVGHSMGGMTMMALADRYPRLIRDRVAAVAFVGTSSGKLGEVNFGLPIAGVNAVRRVLPGVLRALGSQAELVERGRRATADLFAGLIKRYSFGSRDVDPAVERFAERLIESTPIDVVAEFYPAFTEHDKSGALPAFRDVPVLILAGDKDLVTPSSHSETIADQLPDAELVIVPDAGHLVMLEHPETVTDRLADLLVRIGAVPSTANVGGHGSTAQQPGD comes from the coding sequence GTGAGCGAGATCAGCGCGGGGGACGCGGTGACGACGGCCGCTACGGCGGTCGGCTGGCGCCGGGCGGGTATCGCGGGAGCCGCCATAGGTGTGATCGCGGCGGGCGCGGCCGCCGGTGTCGCGGTCGAGCGGCTCACGGTCGGCCGGGGCATGCGCAGAAGGGCCAGGCTGGCCCTGGACGCCACCGGGCCGTACGGCTCGCTGCGCGGGCTGCCGGGCCGGGCCGCCGCCGACGACGGCACCGAGCTGTACTACGAGGTCGACGAGGTCGAACCGGACGGCGGGGCGGGCGGCGCCGCGGGCAGCGGGGGCGACGCCGTCGGCTCCGGCACGCGCCGCCGCCGGCTCTTCGGCCGCAAGGACCCCGCGCCCGTCACCGTGGTCTTCAGCCACGGCTACTGCCTCAGCCAGGACTCCTGGCACTTCCAGCGGGCGGCGCTGCGCGGTCTGGTCCGCACCGTCCACTGGGACCAGCGCAGCCACGGCCGTTCCGAGCGGGGCCGGGACCAGGCAGAGGGCGTCCCGGTCGGCATCGACCAGCTCGGCCGCGATCTGATGGCCGTGATCGAAGCGGCTGCCCCCGAGGGGCGGCTGGTGCTCGTGGGGCACTCGATGGGCGGCATGACGATGATGGCGCTCGCCGACCGGTACCCCCGGCTGATCCGGGACCGGGTCGCCGCCGTCGCCTTCGTCGGCACATCGAGCGGGAAGCTCGGCGAGGTCAACTTCGGGCTGCCGATCGCGGGCGTGAACGCGGTGCGGCGGGTGCTGCCCGGGGTGCTCCGGGCGCTCGGCTCCCAGGCGGAGCTGGTGGAGCGGGGCCGCCGGGCGACCGCCGATCTCTTCGCCGGTCTGATCAAGCGGTACTCGTTCGGTTCGCGGGACGTCGACCCGGCGGTCGAGCGGTTCGCCGAGCGGCTCATCGAGTCCACCCCGATCGATGTGGTCGCCGAGTTCTATCCGGCCTTCACCGAACACGACAAGAGCGGCGCGCTGCCCGCCTTCCGTGACGTCCCGGTGCTGATCCTGGCGGGCGACAAGGACCTGGTGACGCCCAGTTCGCACAGCGAGACCATCGCGGACCAGCTCCCGGACGCGGAGCTGGTCATCGTCCCGGACGCCGGCCATCTGGTGATGCTGGAGCACCCCGAGACGGTCACGGACCGGCTGGCGGACCTGCTGGTACGCATCGGAGCCGTCCCGTCAACGGCTAACGTTGGCGGACATGGAAGCACCGCACAACAGCCTGGCGACTGA
- the alr gene encoding alanine racemase gives MNETVSLRARAEIDLAALRANVRVLRARAGGAQLMAVVKSDAYGHGAVPCARAALEAGATWLGTATPQEALALRAAGLGGRVMCWLWTPGGPWREAIEADIDVSVSGMWALREVVAAATDAGVPARIQLKADTGLGRNGCQPADWPELVAAARAAEDAGTVRITGLWSHFACADEPGHPSIAAQLAVFRDMAAHAEKEGVEPEVRHMANSPATLTIPEAHFDLVRTGIAMYGISPSPELGTPADFGLRPVMTLIASIALVKQVPAGHGISYGHHYTTSAETTLGLVPVGYADGIPRHASGRAPVLVGGVTRRIAGRVAMDQFVVDLDGDEIEVGSEAVLFGPGDRGEPSAEDWAQAADTIAYEIVTRIGTRVPRVHLHATPAES, from the coding sequence ATGAACGAGACAGTGTCCTTGAGAGCCCGTGCCGAGATCGACCTCGCCGCGCTGCGCGCCAACGTGCGGGTGCTGCGCGCGCGGGCGGGCGGCGCGCAACTCATGGCCGTCGTAAAATCCGACGCGTACGGACACGGGGCGGTGCCCTGCGCCCGCGCCGCGCTGGAGGCCGGAGCGACCTGGCTGGGCACCGCGACGCCGCAGGAGGCGCTCGCCCTGCGGGCCGCCGGACTCGGCGGCCGGGTGATGTGCTGGCTGTGGACCCCGGGTGGTCCCTGGCGCGAGGCGATCGAGGCCGACATCGACGTGTCGGTGAGCGGGATGTGGGCCCTGCGCGAGGTCGTCGCCGCGGCCACGGACGCGGGCGTCCCGGCCCGGATCCAGCTCAAGGCCGACACCGGCCTCGGGCGCAACGGCTGCCAGCCCGCCGACTGGCCGGAGCTGGTCGCCGCCGCCCGCGCCGCCGAGGACGCGGGCACCGTCCGGATCACCGGCCTGTGGTCCCACTTCGCCTGCGCCGACGAGCCCGGCCACCCCTCCATCGCCGCCCAGCTGGCCGTGTTCCGGGACATGGCGGCGCACGCCGAGAAGGAGGGCGTCGAACCCGAGGTGCGCCACATGGCGAACTCCCCGGCGACGCTGACCATCCCCGAGGCGCACTTCGACCTCGTACGGACCGGGATCGCGATGTACGGCATCTCGCCCAGCCCCGAGCTGGGCACCCCGGCCGACTTCGGGCTGCGCCCCGTCATGACGCTCATCGCGTCGATCGCCCTGGTCAAGCAGGTGCCGGCCGGCCACGGCATCAGCTACGGCCACCACTACACGACCTCCGCCGAGACCACCCTGGGCCTGGTGCCGGTCGGCTACGCGGACGGCATCCCGCGCCACGCCTCCGGCCGGGCGCCCGTCCTGGTCGGCGGCGTCACCCGGCGGATCGCCGGCCGGGTGGCCATGGACCAGTTCGTCGTCGACCTCGACGGGGACGAGATCGAGGTGGGCAGCGAGGCGGTGCTCTTCGGCCCGGGGGACCGGGGCGAGCCGAGCGCCGAGGACTGGGCGCAGGCCGCCGACACGATCGCGTACGAGATCGTCACCCGGATCGGCACCCGCGTACCGCGCGTGCACCTGCACGCGACCCCGGCCGAGTCCTGA